A region of Zeugodacus cucurbitae isolate PBARC_wt_2022May chromosome 5, idZeuCucr1.2, whole genome shotgun sequence DNA encodes the following proteins:
- the LOC105217875 gene encoding mucin-2-like isoform X2 — MGRAVTWLTVIAVIVITAPIAIGQTNPEQKGTAQNQQNGNAKEGDHTNILHSVSQPKLLGNLLQILGGVVDSLGGSQSADTNQNPQAKVVANKQQGSDYDYDYSDGEEKPLLSVCLKLLSAATKEPPESGGRGLLSNIIRILRNLLGNLLGGKGGDATQSSGLLDLGVVVDLGGDGTGSIPTDPDHLVNVCLNLILGDILGVLADLLKGFNSTLPCPTMPTQTQTSITTLLTTTIDPTVFTTLLSTLQTTTEALTEISSTLSPTTALQTSPFSLTPTTKDPTAPNTLTPTTSQPTTLAATTEPPTTPTTSQPPTVAPTSDPPTTPSTSQPATLAPTTEPPTTPTTSQPTTLAPSTEPPITPTTSQPTTLAPTTEPPTTPTTSQPTTLAPTTEPPTTPTTSQPTTLAPTTEPPTTPTTSQPTTFAPTTEPPTTPTTSQPTTLAPTTEPPTTPTTSQPTTLAPTTEPPTTPTTSQPTTLAPTTEPPTTPTTSQPTTLAPTTEPPTPPTTSQPTTEPPTTPSTSQPTTLAPTTEPPTTPTTSQPTTLAPTPEPPTTPPTSQPTTLAPTTEPPTTPTTVQPTTLAPTTEPPPTPTTSQPTTLAPTTEPPTTEPPTTPTTSQPTTLAPTTEPPTTPTTSQPTTLAPTTEPPTTPTTSQPTTLAPTTEPLTTPTTSQPTTSAPATEPPTTQTTSQPTTSTPTTEPPTTPTTSQPKTLAPTTEPPTTPTTSQPTTLAPTTEPPTTPTTSQPKTLAPTTEPPTTPTTSQPTTLAPTTEPPTTPTTSQPTTLAPTPEPPTTPPTSQPTTLAPTTEPPTTPTTVQPTTLAPTTESPPTPTTSQPTTLAPTTEPPTTEPPTTPTTSQPTTLAPTTETPTTPTTSQPTTLAPTTEPPTTPPTSQPTTLALTTEPPTTSTTSQPTTLAPTTEPPTTPTTSQPTTLAPTTEPPTTPTTSQPTTLAPTTEPPTTPTTSQPTTLAPTTEPPTTPTTSQPTTLAPTTEPPTTPTTSQPTTLAPTTEPPTTPTTSQPTTLAPTTEPPTTPTSSQPTTLAPKTEPPTTPTTPQPTTLAPTTQPSTTPTTSQPTTLAPTTEPTTTPTTSQSTSISPITTVPPTTPTTSQPTTMAATTEPPTTPTTSQPTTLAPTTEPPPTPTTSQPTTLAPTTEPPTTPTTSQPTTLAPTTEPPTTPTTSQSTSTSQPTTLPPTTPTTSQPTTMAPTTEPPTTPTTSQPTTLAPTTEPPTTPTTSQPTTLAPTTEPPTTPTTSQPTTLAPTTEPPTTPTASQPTTLAPTTEPPTTPTTPQPTTLAPTTEPPTTPTDSQPTTLAPTTEPPTTPTTPQPTTLAPTTEPPTTPTTSQPTTLAPTTEPPTTPTASQPTTLAPTTEPPTTPTTSQPTTLAPTTEPPTTPTTSQSTSTSPPTTVPPTTPTTSQPTTMAPTTEPPTTPTTSQPTTLAPTTEPPSTPTTSQPTTLAPTTEPPTTPTTSQPTTLAPITEPPTTPTTSQPTTLAPTTEPTTPTTSQPTTLAPTTEPPTTPTTPQPTTLAPTTEPPTTPTTSQSTSTSPPTTVPPTTPTTSQPTTMAPTTEPPTTPTTSQPKTLAPTTEPPTTPTTSQPTTLAPTTEPPTTPTTSQPTTLAPTTEPPTTPTTSQPTTLAPTTELPTTPTTSQSTSTSPPTTVPPTTPTTSQPTTMAPTTEPHTTPTTSQPTTLAPTTEPPTTPTTSQPTTLAPITEPPTTPTTSQPTTLAPTTEPPTTPTTSQPTTLAPTTEPPTTPTTSQPTTLAPTTEPPTTPTTFAPTTEPPTTPITSQPTTLAPTTSTTSQSTSTSPSTTVPPTTPTTSQPTTMAPTTEPPTTPTTSQPTTLAPTTEPPTTPTTSQPITLTPTTPTTLAPTTEPPTTPITSQPTTLAPTTSTTSQSTSTSPSTTVPPTTSQPTTMAPTTQPPTTPTTSQPTTLAPTTEPPTTPTTSQPTTLAPTTEPPTTPTTLAPTTEPPTTPITSQPTTLAPTTSTTSQSTSTSPSTTVPPTTPTTSQPTTMAPTTEPHTTPTTSQPTTLAPTTEPPTTPTTSQPTTLAPTTEPPTTPTTSQPTTLAPTTEPPTTPTTSQPATLAPTTEPPTTPTTSQPTTLAPTTEPPTTPTTSQPTTFAPMTEPPTTPTTSQPTTLAPTTEPPTTPTTLAPTTEPPTTPTTSQPTTLAPTTPTISQPTTLAPTTEPPSTPTTPQPTTEPPTTPTTSQPTTFAPTTEPPTAPTTPQPTTLAPTTEPPTTPTTSQPTTLAPPTEPPTTPITSQPTTLAPITEPPTTPTASQPTTLAPSTSTTSQPTTLAPTTEPPTTPTTSPPTAEPPTTSQPTTMPPPTPTTSQPTTLVPITEPPTTPTTSQPTIPTLPTTGPTTVLTTLRTTTLSPSESTTEESTEPATPRLLTTLSTTTPSVSTTLPPIISTLSTNLPSTTLNTNEPTEITSTLPTTLPTSTTPTPTPTPITTLPIIIFYPYPWFVPFYPFPFLFFDCFQVQDSSGGLPIGVTRMLCVPRLPFPPTPQLGTSG, encoded by the exons ATGGGTCGAGCCGTCACATGGCTCACTGTCATCGCTGTTATAGTGATCACAGCGCCGATCGCAATCGGTCAAACTAACCCTGAACAAAAAG GCACAGCGCAAAATCAACAGAATGGCAATGCCAAAGAAGGAGATCATACGAATATTCTGCACTCAGTTAGCCAACCAAAGCTCTTAGGGAATCTACTCCAAATCTTGGGTGGTGTAGTCGATAGTTTAGGCGGCTCTCAATCTG CGGATACTAACCAGAATCCACAAGCAAAGGTGGTTGCCAATAAACAACAAGGATCAGATTACGATTACGACTACTCTGATGGCGAGGAGAAACCTCTATTAAGTGTCTGTTTGAAACTGCTTAGCGCAGCTACCAAGGAACCTCCAGAAAGTGGTGGGCGCGGTCTTCTGAGTAATATAATACGCATCCTACGTAATTTACTGGGTAATTTGCTAGGCGGGAAAGGTG GTGATGCTACCCAAAGTTCCGGTTTATTGGATCTGGGTGTTGTAGTGGATCTGGGAGGCGACG GCACTGGTTCAATCCCCACCGATCCTGATCATCTAGTAAATGTTTGTCTAAATCTTATACTGGGCGATATACTTGGCGTACTAGCTGATCTACTGAAAGGCT TTAATAGTACGTTACCGTGCCCCACGATGCCAACGCAAACGCAAACATCCATAACAACACTTTTAACCACAACTATAGACCCAACCGTCTTTACGACGTTATTATCGACTCTACAGACAACCACAGAAGCATTGACTGAGATTTCAAGCACGTTATCACCAACCACTGCTTTGCAAACCTCACCATTTTcactaacaccaacaacaaaagacCCAACAGCGCCAAATACACTAacaccaactacttcacaaccaacaacattagcaGCCACAACAGAACCACCCACAacaccaactacttcacaaccaCCAACAGTAGCACCCACATCTGATCCACCCACCACACCATCTACGTCACAACCAGCAACACTAGCACCCACAACAGAACCGCCCACAacaccaactacttcacaaccGACAACATTGGCACCCTCAACTGAACCACCCATAacaccaactacttcacaaccaacaacattagcacccacaacagaacctcccaccacaccaactacttcacaaccaacaacattagcacccacaacagaacctcccaccacaccaactacttcacaaccaacaacattggCGCCCACAACTGAACCACCCACCacaccaactacttcacaaccaacaacatttgcacccacaacagaacctcccaccacaccaactacttcacaaccaacaacattagcacccacaacagaacctcccaccacaccaactacttcacaaccaacaacattagcacccactacagaacctcccaccacaccaactacttcacaaccaacaacactagcacccacaacagaacctcccaccacaccaactacttcacaaccaacaacattagcacccACAACAGAACCTCCCACCCcaccaactacttcacaaccaacaacagaacctcccaccacaccatctacttcacaaccaacaacattagcacccacaacagaacctcccaccacaccaacaacttcacaaccaacaacattagcacccACACCAGAACCTCCCACCACACCACctacttcacaaccaacaacattagcacccACAACAGAACCTCCCACCACACCAACTACTGTACAACCTACAACTTTGGCACCCACAACAGAACCTCCCCCCacaccaactacttcacaaccaacaacattagcacccACTACAGAACCTCCCACAACGGAACCTCCCACCacaccaactacttcacaaccaacaacattagcacccacaacagaacctcccaccacaccaacaacttcacaaccaacaacattggcacccacaacagaacctcccaccacaccgactacttcacaaccaacaacattagcacccacaacagaacctctcaccacaccaactacttcacaaccaacaacatcgGCACCCGCAACGGAACCTCCCACCACACaaactacttcacaaccaacaacatcgacacccacaacagaacctcccaccacaccaactacttcacaaccaaAAACATTGGCACCCACAACGGAACCTCCCACCacaccaactacttcacaaccaacaacattagcacccacaacagaacctcccaccacaccaactacttcacaaccaaAAACATTGGCACCCACAACGGAACCTCCCACCacaccaactacttcacaaccaacaacattagcacccacaacagaacctcccaccacaccaacaacttcacaaccaacaacattagcacccACACCAGAACCTCCCACCACACCACctacttcacaaccaacaacattagcacccACAACAGAACCTCCCACCACACCAACTACTGTACAACCTACAACTTTGGCACCCACAACAGAATCTCCCCCCacaccaactacttcacaaccaacaacattagcacccACTACAGAACCTCCCACAACGGAACCTCCCACCacaccaactacttcacaaccaacaacattagcacccACAACAGAAACTCCCACCACACCAACaacttcacaaccaacaacattggcacccacaacagaacctcccaccacaccacctacttcacaaccaacaacattggCACTCACAACTGAACCACCCACCACATcaactacttcacaaccaacaacattagcacccacaacagaacctcccaccacaccaactacttcacaaccaacaacattagcacccacaacagaaccacccaccacaccaactacttcacaaccaacaacattagcacccacaacagaacctcccaccacaccaactacttcacaaccaacaacattagcacccacaacagaacctcccaccacaccgactacttcacaaccaacaacattagcacccACAACAGAACCACCAACCACGCCAACTACTTCACAACCTACAACTTTGGCACCCACAACTGAACCACCCACCacaccaactacttcacaaccaacaacattagcaccTACTACAGAACCTCCCACCACACCAACTtcttcacaaccaacaacattagcaccGAAAACAGAACCACCCACCACACCAACTACTCCACAGCCAACAACATTAGCACCAACAACACAACCTTCTACCacaccaactacttcacaaccaacaacattggCACCCACAACTGAACCAACCACCacaccaactacttcacaaTCAACTTCTATTTCACCAATCACAACAGTACCTCCAACAACTccaactacttcacaaccaacaacaatggcaGCCACAACCGAACCACCCACCacaccaactacttcacaaccaacaacattagcacccacaacagaacctccccccacaccaactacttcacaaccaacaacattggcacccacaacagaacctcccaccacaccaactacttcacaaccaacaacattggCACCCACAACGGAACCACCCACCacaccaactacttcacaaTCAACTTCTACTTCACAACCCACAACACTACCTCCAACAACTccaactacttcacaaccaacaacaatggcaCCCACAACCGAACCACCCACCacaccaactacttcacaaccaacaacattagcacccacaacagaacctcccaccacaccaactacttcacaaccaacaacattggCACCCACAACGGAACCTCCCACCacaccaactacttcacaaccaacaacattagcacccacaacagaacctcccaccacaccaactgcttcacaaccaacaacattagcacccACAACAGAACCACCCACCACACCAACTACTCCACAGCCAACAACATTAGCACCAACAACAGAACCACCCACCACACCAACTGattcacaaccaacaacattagcacccACAACAGAACCTCCCACCACACCAACTACTCCACAGCCAACAACATTAGCACCAACAACAGAACCACCCACCacaccaactacttcacaaccaacaacattagcacccacaacagaacctcccaccacaccaactgcttcacaaccaacaacattagcacccacaacagaacctcccaccacaccaactacttcacaaccaacaacattggCACCCACAACTGAACCACCCACCacaccaactacttcacaaTCAACTTCTACTTCACCACCCACAACAGTACCTCCAACAACTccaactacttcacaaccaacaacaatggcaCCCACAACCGAACCACCCACCacaccaactacttcacaaccaacaacattagcacccacaacagaacctcccagcacaccaactacttcacaaccaacaacattggCACCCACAACGGAACCTCCCACCacaccaactacttcacaaccaacaacattagcacccataacagaacctcccaccacaccaactacttcacaaccaacaacattagcaccTACTACAGAACCCACCacaccaactacttcacaaccaacaacattagcacccACAACAGAACCACCCACCACACCAACTACTCCACAGCCAACAACATTAGCACCAACAACAGAACCTCCTACCacaccaactacttcacaaTCAACTTCTACTTCACCACCCACAACAGTACCTCCAACAACTccaactacttcacaaccaacaacaatggcaCCCACAACCGAACCACCCACCACCccaactacttcacaaccaaaaacattagcacccacaacagaacctcccaccacaccaactacttcacaaccaacaacattggcacccacaacagaacctcccaccacaccaactacttcacaaccaacaacattggcacccacaacagaacctcccaccacaccaactacttcacaaccaacaacattggCACCCACAACTGAATTACCCACCacaccaactacttcacaaTCAACTTCTACTTCACCACCCACAACAGTACCTCCAACAACTccaactacttcacaaccaacaacaatggcaCCCACAACCGAACCACACACCacaccaactacttcacaaccaacaacattagcacccacaacagaacctcccaccacaccaactacttcacaaccaacaacattagcacccATAACGGAACCTCCCACCacaccaactacttcacaaccaacaacattagcacccacaacagaacctcccaccacaccaactacttcacaaccaacaacattagcacccacaacagaacctcccacaacaccaactacttcacaaccaacaacattagcacccacaacagaaccgcccacaacaccaacaacatttGCACCAACAACAGAACCACCCACCACACCAAttacttcacaaccaacaactTTGGCACCCACCACATCAACTACTTCACAATCAACATCTACTTCACCATCCACAACAGTACCTCCAACAACTccaactacttcacaaccaacaacaatggcaCCCACAACCGAACCACCTACCacaccaactacttcacaaccaacaacattagcacccacaacagaacctcccaccacaccaactacttcacaaccaaTAACATTAACAcccacaacaccaacaacattagcaccAACAACAGAACCACCCACCACACCAAttacttcacaaccaacaactTTGGCACCCACCACATCGACTACTTCACAATCAACATCTACTTCACCATCCACAACAGTACCTccaactacttcacaaccaacaacaatggcaCCCACAACCCAACCACCCACCacaccaactacttcacaaccaacaacattagcacccacaacagaacctcccacaacaccaactacttcacaaccaacaacattagcacccacaacagaaccgcccacaacaccaacaacattagcaccAACAACAGAACCACCCACCACACCAAttacttcacaaccaacaactTTGGCACCCACCACATCAACTACTTCACAATCAACATCTACTTCACCATCCACAACAGTACCTCCAACAACTccaactacttcacaaccaacaacaatggcaCCCACAACCGAACCACACACCacaccaactacttcacaacccacaacattagcacccacaacagaacctcccaccacaccaactacttcacaaccaacaacattggCACCCACAACGGAACCTCCGACCacaccaactacttcacaaccaacaacattagcacccACAACAGAACCTCCCACCACACCAACAACTTCACAACCAGCAACATTAGCACCCACAACAGAACCTCCCACCACGccaactacttcacaaccaacaacattagcacccacaacagaacctcccaccacaccaactacttcacaaccaacaacatttgCACCCATGACGGAACCTCCCACCacaccaactacttcacaaccaacaacattagcaccAACAACAGAACCTCCCACCACACCAACAACATTGGCACCCACAACTGAACCACCCACCacaccaactacttcacaaccaacaacattagcacccACAACACCAACTatttcacaaccaacaacattagcaccTACTACAGAACCACCCAGTACACCAACTACTCCACAACCAACAACAGAACCACCCACCacaccaactacttcacaaccaacaacatttgCACCCACAACAGAACCGCCCACAGCACCAACTACaccacaaccaacaacattagcaccAACAACAGAACCTCCTACCacaccaactacttcacaaccaacaacattagcaccTCCTACAGAACCACCCACCACACCAAttacttcacaaccaacaacattagcacccATAACAGAACCACCCACCACGCCAACTGCTTCACAACCTACAACTTTGGCACCCAGCACATCAACTACTTCACAACCGACTACATTAGCACCCACAACAGAACCACCCACCACACCAACTACTTCACCACCCACAGCAGAACCTccaactacttcacaaccaacaacaatgccaccccccacaccaactacttcacaaccaacaacattagTACCAATAACAGAACCACCTACAACTCCAACCACTTCACAACCAACAATACCAACGCTTCCCACAACTGGGCCTACAACTGTATTAACTACCTTACGTACAACAACTTTGTCACCTAGTGAGTCAACAACTGAGGAATCAACAGAACCGGCCACACCTAGGTTATTAACAACGCTTTCGACTACCACACCCTCAGTTTCCACAACATTACCACCCATTATATCAACTTTGTCAACAAATCTTCCAAGTACGACTCTTAATACTAATGAACCCACGGAAATAACATCCACTCTGCCAACGACTCTGCCCACATCAACCACTCCTACACCAACGccaacaccaataacaacatTGCCCATAATTATATTCTACCCATATCCATGGTTCGTGCCATTTTATCCCTTCCCCTTCCTATTTTTCGATTGCTTCCAAGTACAGGATAGCAGTGGAGGGTTGCCGATTGGAGTTACGCGGATGCTCTGTGTACCGAGGTTACCATTTCCGCCAACACCGCAGCTGGGAACCTCCGGGTAA